The genomic interval TAGTCGTTGGGGAGCTTGGGGAAGAGCTCGGTGAGGGTCGCGGTGAGGTGGATCAGCGCCGTGTATTGGTCGTCGGTGAGGTCGAACTGGACGAGGTCGCGGTCGTGGATGATCCCGGTGACGGGGCCGTCGCCGGAGGGGCGGTAGACGCCCTCGGGGTCGAGGTGGCCCAGCGGGCGGTCGTCGGGGAGGACGATCCGCCAGCCGCGGCCGTCGCGGGCGTACCACTTCTCGAGCACCGAGGTGTCGTCGGGCGGGTAGGCGCCGATGTTGGCGATCTCGATGCCGATCGAGCGGCTGTTGGCCTGTGCGGCGTGCCAGGCGCGCTCGGCGACGTCGAGGGTCTGGTAGATCATCCCGTCGGCGTCGAGCATGAACTGCACGGAGAGGCCGCGGTGGTCGTGCAGCACCTCGAAGCAGTACGCGCTGGTGCCGCACACGTCGTAGTGCATGACGAACTGGTCGACGACGGTGCCCAGCTGCTCCAGCGTCCAGCCGTCGCGGATCGCTTCGCGCTCCTCCTCGGAGAGGTCGTCCCGGAAGCCGAAGCGGTCGACCCGCTGGTTGTACCGGGCGGCGGGCACGCCCGACTCGGGCGTCCAGCGGGCGTTCTCCGGGCCCTGGAAGCGGAGGTTCACGTCGTAGCCGTTGTAGCCGCCGTCGTCGAACCAGAGCTTGACGGGCGTGCCGGTGTGGAAGAGGCGGCCCGCGACGACGATCTCGTCGCCGGTGCGGCTGAGCTCGGTGCCGGGCGCGGCCCGGCCGGGCTGGGCGTGGGCGTGGTCGCGGTGCGCCTCCCCCCCCGCGGCGGGCGCGGCGAGGCAGGCGGCGAGGAGCAGGGCGGCGGGCGCGTGGGGGGTGGGATGCATCGCGTTGGGGGGGTGGGGTGGGGAGCCGGCCCCAAAATTACATAATCTTCCCGGATGATCCGCCTCGCCGCCGCTCTTGCCGCTCTGGTCGCCGGGAACGCGTCGGGCGAGCTGCAGCGGGAGGTCCGGGAGCTGATCGCGTCCGCCGCCCTCGGCGACGCGGTGGCGGGGGTGGTCGTCGCGGAGCTGACGCCCGGGGGATCCGAGGTGCGGGTCGACCTCAACGGCGACCTCGCCCTGGGCCCCGCGTCGAACATGAAGCTGGTGACCACGGCGGCGGCGCTGGACCTGCTCGGCGAGGGCTTCGCCTTCGAGACGACGCTCTCGCTGCTGCCGGCGGGAGACCGCGCACCCTCGCTGCTCGTGCGGGGCTCCGGTGACCCGGGCTTCGGCGATCCGCCGCTGCTCGAGGCCGCCGGCGAGACGCCGGCGGGCGTGGTCGCCCGCTGGGTGGAGGCGGTGCGGGCGACGGGCCGGACCCGCTTCGCGACGCTGCGCATGGACGACGCGATCTTCGACGCGCAGCGGGTGCACCCGGACTGGCCGGCGGACCAGCAGGCGTACTGGTACTGCGCGGAGGTGGCGGGGATCAACTTCAACGACAACTGCATCGACGTGCGGCGCGAGCCGGGGCCGGAGCCGGGGGCTCCGGCGGTGCTGCACTTCTTTCCTTCGTTCCCGGGCCTGGCGGCGCAGGCGACGAACGAGACGGTCACCGGCGAGTCCGACACGTTCGACTTCTCCCGCCCCGCCGATCGCAACGCGTTCAGCTTCACCGGCGTCGTGGACGGGCCCGGCCTCGACTACGCGGCCGTTCACGACCCCGCGCTGTTCTTCGGCCGGCACCTCGCCCACGAGCTGGCGGAGGCGGGCGTCGGGGTGGGCGAGGTGGTGCGGGGCGGCGCCCCCGCGGGTGTCGTGCCCGAGAGCCTCGGCGTGGTGAGGACGACGCTGGCCGGCGTGCTCGACCGGACCAACCGCAACTCGCAGAACCTCTTCGCCGAGGCGCTGCTCAAGCGGATGGGCCGCGAGGCGGCCGGGGAGCCGGGCTCCTTCGCCAACGGCTCGGCGGCGGTGCGGTCCTACCTCGCCCGGGTGCTCCCGGAGGCGGACCTCTCCGGGGTGGTGGTGGCCGACGGCTCGGGGCTGGCGCGGACGAACCGGCTGACCGCGCGGCTGCTGGTGGGGCTGCTCGACCGCGTCACGCGGCTGCCGCCGGCGGAGGCGCGGACCTACCGGGAGTCGCTCGCGGAGCTGGGCCGGAGCGGGACGCTGCGCCACCGCGGCGAGGGTGTGCGGACGGCCCGGGTGTTCGCGAAGACGGGCACGATCTCGGGCGTCTCGGCGCTCTCGGGCTACCTGGTGACGCCGGCGACGGAAGAGGCGGCGGAGCGGGTCCACGCGTTCTCAATGCTGTTCAACGGATTCGCCCCGCCGGTGAGCACCCGGGACGTGCGGCGGGTGCAGGACGAGGTGCTGGCGCTGCTGGACCGCCGCCTGGCCCCGGCGGCGACGCCGGCGGAGTCGCCGTGAGGCGGCGTGCGCTGCTCGGCCGCGCGGCGGCGTTGGCGGCCGCCGCGACGCTGCCCCCCGGCTGCCGGACCGCGACGCTGCGCGGCGGTCCGCCGGTGCCGCGTGGCCTGCACCCCGCCCCGTCGCTGGACGAGCCGGTGTTCCTGGGCAGCCGGGTGGGGCTGCGGCCGTGGCGGGCCGGCGGCTTCCGGGTCGAGGCGGACCGCCGCGGCACCAAGCCGCTGGTGCACAACTACGGGCACGGCGGGGCGGGCTGGACGCTGGCCTGGGGGTCGGCGGTGGAGGCGGCGGACCTGCTGGGCACGCCGCGCGCCGTGACGGTGCTGGGCGCGGGCATCGTGGGGCTGACCACGGCGGCCGTGCTGGCCGAGCGTGGCTTCCGCGTCGCGGTGGCGGCGGCCGAACGCGGCACCGGGGCGACGGCCTCCGCGGCGGCGGGGGCGCAGTTCGCGCCGGCGGGGGTGGTGCCGCCGGCGGGGCCCGCGGGGGCGGCCCGGCTCGGGCGGATGCTGCTCGAGGGGCACCGGCGCTTCACGCGGACGCTGCCGTCGCTGGCGGGCGCGGTGCTGCCGCGGGTGAACTACAGCACGCGTCCGCCGGAGCGGATCGCGCTGGGCCGGCTGCCGGTTTCGATCAGCCGCGCCCGGCCGGTGAGCCCGATGCCGATCCGGCGGCGGGGCGGGCCGCTGGACGGCTGGGCCTACGACACGCTGTGCATCGAGCCGCCGGCTTACCTCCACGGGCTGCGCGGCCACCTGCAGGGGCAGGGCGTCCGCTTCGAGCACCGGCGGGTGCGGGGGCGGCTGGACCTCGGCGAGATCCCCGGCGAGGCGGTGGTGCTGTGCCTGGGCGTTGGCGCGCGCGAGGCCGCCGGGGACCCCGCCGTGGTCCCGATCCGCGGGC from Phycisphaera mikurensis NBRC 102666 carries:
- a CDS encoding N-acetylmuramoyl-L-alanine amidase, which gives rise to MHPTPHAPAALLLAACLAAPAAGGEAHRDHAHAQPGRAAPGTELSRTGDEIVVAGRLFHTGTPVKLWFDDGGYNGYDVNLRFQGPENARWTPESGVPAARYNQRVDRFGFRDDLSEEEREAIRDGWTLEQLGTVVDQFVMHYDVCGTSAYCFEVLHDHRGLSVQFMLDADGMIYQTLDVAERAWHAAQANSRSIGIEIANIGAYPPDDTSVLEKWYARDGRGWRIVLPDDRPLGHLDPEGVYRPSGDGPVTGIIHDRDLVQFDLTDDQYTALIHLTATLTELFPKLPNDYPRGADGKADRQELSEQDWKDFSGLVAHWHLDPDKVDPGPAFDWERVRLGVEKLLGE
- the dacB gene encoding D-alanyl-D-alanine carboxypeptidase/D-alanyl-D-alanine endopeptidase is translated as MIRLAAALAALVAGNASGELQREVRELIASAALGDAVAGVVVAELTPGGSEVRVDLNGDLALGPASNMKLVTTAAALDLLGEGFAFETTLSLLPAGDRAPSLLVRGSGDPGFGDPPLLEAAGETPAGVVARWVEAVRATGRTRFATLRMDDAIFDAQRVHPDWPADQQAYWYCAEVAGINFNDNCIDVRREPGPEPGAPAVLHFFPSFPGLAAQATNETVTGESDTFDFSRPADRNAFSFTGVVDGPGLDYAAVHDPALFFGRHLAHELAEAGVGVGEVVRGGAPAGVVPESLGVVRTTLAGVLDRTNRNSQNLFAEALLKRMGREAAGEPGSFANGSAAVRSYLARVLPEADLSGVVVADGSGLARTNRLTARLLVGLLDRVTRLPPAEARTYRESLAELGRSGTLRHRGEGVRTARVFAKTGTISGVSALSGYLVTPATEEAAERVHAFSMLFNGFAPPVSTRDVRRVQDEVLALLDRRLAPAATPAESP
- a CDS encoding FAD-dependent oxidoreductase, whose translation is MRRRALLGRAAALAAAATLPPGCRTATLRGGPPVPRGLHPAPSLDEPVFLGSRVGLRPWRAGGFRVEADRRGTKPLVHNYGHGGAGWTLAWGSAVEAADLLGTPRAVTVLGAGIVGLTTAAVLAERGFRVAVAAAERGTGATASAAAGAQFAPAGVVPPAGPAGAARLGRMLLEGHRRFTRTLPSLAGAVLPRVNYSTRPPERIALGRLPVSISRARPVSPMPIRRRGGPLDGWAYDTLCIEPPAYLHGLRGHLQGQGVRFEHRRVRGRLDLGEIPGEAVVLCLGVGAREAAGDPAVVPIRGQIECLAPPPGGGLRYMLSDRGYAFGRRDCTVLGGTYDRGDEGLAFRAADRAATLAKARRFFGTPDAASLPR